The DNA window TGGCATCCAGCCCGCCGAGCCTGGCGCCAGCGACCAGGTGCCATGTGAGGTGCGGGTGGTCAGCAGGCCGCGTTCAACGCAGATCAGCTGCGCGCGGACGTGGTGATGCCAGTCCACTTCGCGGGCCAGCCCCTGCGGGCTGTCGAAGCGGAAGGCGATGACCGGCGGGCCGTCGTTGCGCTCGAACCAGTCCAACGCTTCTTCACGCAGCAGGGTGGCAGGTCCGGGTTCGCCCGCCTTCACGTGGACTGGGGGTGGCTTGAATGTGACATTCATTGGCTGGATTGTACTACCGGGCCAGTTGGGAGCGCCATTAAGGTGGCGCCTTCACCTGATCCAGCCAATTGCTGCAACACAGCATTCGATGCCAGATCGAATATTTCCATTGAGAAATATTTTTTTTGGAAGAGAATGCTCCCCCATGATCTGTCCTGCAACCACTCCCCCCAGCTTCGGTCTGCTGCTGCGCCAGGTGCGCGACGGCCTGGTCCGCCAGCTCGACGCGTCCATGGCCGAAGAAGACCTCGGCATCGGCTTCACCCACTACATCGGGCTGAAGGTGCTCTCGAACATGGCGCCGTGCACGGCCAACGAACTGGCCCAGGCCATCGACCAGGTGCCCAGCGCGGTCACCCGCCTGCTGGACAAGCTGGAAGCGCTCGGTTGCGTGCGCCGCGAGCCGCATGCCCAGGACCGGCGTGCGCTGCAGATCGTATTGACCGAAGAAGGCCGCGCGCTGTGGGCGCGGTTGAAGCTGCGCGGCGACGCGGTGATGGATTACGCCCTGCGCGATCTGTCCGCCGACGAACGCACGCAGCTGCTGTCCCTCCTGACCCGAATCCGCGATTCCCTGACGACCCCATGAACCCGATCCCGCATCCCACTCTCCGCCGGTCCGGGCGCGCGCTGCTGGTTTCAGCGCTGGCCCTGGCCCTGGCCGCCTGCGCCAGCAGCCGCGGCCTCACCCCGCAGGGCCACGTGCTCGACGTGGACAGCCTGCACAGCGAACGCACCTTGTCCGACAGCGACCTGAGCGCCGCCGGTTTTCCCGC is part of the Stenotrophomonas lactitubi genome and encodes:
- the emrR gene encoding multidrug efflux system transcriptional regulator EmrR produces the protein MICPATTPPSFGLLLRQVRDGLVRQLDASMAEEDLGIGFTHYIGLKVLSNMAPCTANELAQAIDQVPSAVTRLLDKLEALGCVRREPHAQDRRALQIVLTEEGRALWARLKLRGDAVMDYALRDLSADERTQLLSLLTRIRDSLTTP